A genome region from Primulina eburnea isolate SZY01 chromosome 9, ASM2296580v1, whole genome shotgun sequence includes the following:
- the LOC140841748 gene encoding HMG1/2-like protein — translation MKGGRSKTESKKADAKLSVKKGAPSSGKKPAAKKGKAAKDPNAPKRPASAFFVFMEDFRKQFKEKHPNNKSVAAVGKAGGDKWKSMSDAEKAPFVAKAEKRKAEYEKTLQAYNKKKAEGTDAEEESDKSKSEVHDDEDDDDEGSAEDDDDDED, via the exons ATGAAGGGCGGAAGGTCGAAAACGGAATCCAAAAAGGCTGATGCGAA GTTATCGGTGAAGAAAGGAGCTCCATCCTCTGGAAAAAAGCCGGCGGCGAAGAAGGGAAAGGCAGCTAAGGATCCAAACGCTCCTAAGAGGCCTGCTAGTGCTTTCTTTGTTTTCAT GGAGGACTTCAGGAAGCAGTTCAAAGAAAAGCATCCGAACAACAAATCCGTTGCCGCT GTCGGTAAAGCTGGAGGTGACAAATGGAAATCAATGTCTGATGCG GAGAAAGCTCCCTTTGTGGCCAAGGCGGAGAAGAGGAAGGCTGAATACGAGAAAACTCTCCAAGCCTACAACAAGAAAAAG GCCGAAGGAACTGATGCTGAAGAAGAGAGTGACAAGTCGAAGTCTGAAGTGCATGACGACGAAGACGATGACGATGAAGGCAGCGCAGAG GACGACGACGACGACGAAGACTAA
- the LOC140841747 gene encoding protein LEAD-SENSITIVE 1 has translation MYPVENRLEFKEKGGVWCFVRKKTEMVGVLSNRIQRDEVKPGDHIYSWRHSYLYAHHGLYVGSGKVIHFTRGEGHEIGIGTVLDRIIFSSSPSNPSGSHCPICGDQSSVSGVISSCLECFLSGGELYVFQYGVSPSYFLAKARGGTCTLANSDPAEDVLHRAEYLLQNGFGVYHIFNNNCEDFAIYCKTGLLIFTTVSVGRSGQAASFLAAATVIVSSPLRFLSTGFSGLALVGCGIYCISRIVSDIGIRRDVMKIPVERLVARPSLDAPAGNTPDLKKEEEEEEEEEEEEESSKEL, from the exons ATGTATCCTGTGGAAAATCGATTAGAATTCAAGGAAAAAGGTGGAGTTTGGTGCTTCGTTCGGAAGAAAACGGAAATGGTGGGAGTGCTATCCAACAGAATCCAGAGAGATGAAGTGAAGCCCGGCGATCATATCTATTCGTGGAGGCACTCGTATCTTTACGCCCACCATG GATTATACGTTGGGAGTGGAAAAGTGATCCATTTTACTCGGGGAGAAGGGCATGAGATCGGCATTGGTACAGTGTTGGATCGCATTATTTTCAGCTCATCTCCTTCTAATCCATCCGGTTCCCATTGTCCAATATGTGGTGACCAATCCAGTGTCAGCGGTGTCATCTCTTCTTGCCTCGAATGTTTTCTTTCTGGTGGAGAACTTTACGTATTTCAATATGGTGTCTCACCATCATATTTCCTCGCCAAAGCTCGAGGTGGAACTTGTACCCTTGCTAATTCTGATCCTGCGGAGGATGTCCTTCACCGCGCTGAATACCTCCTTCAGAATGGTTTTGGCGTATACCACATTTTCAACAACAACTGTGAGGATTTCGCCATATACTGCAAGACAGGTTTgctcatcttcacgactgttaGTGTTGGACGAAGTGGGCAAGCTGCATCTTTTTTAGCAGCAGCGACCGTCATTGTCTCATCACCACTTCGCTTTTTGAGTACTGGATTTTCTGGTTTGGCACTCGTGGGTTGTGGCATATATTGTATAAGTCGAATTGTCTCTGATATTGGAATAAGACGCGATGTGATGAAAATACCCGTTGAGAGACTTGTGGCACGCCCTAGCTTGGATGCGCCTGCAGGAAACACACCGGATCTCAagaaggaggaggaggaggaagaagaagaagaagaagaagaagaatcatCAAAGGAGTTATAG
- the LOC140840903 gene encoding uncharacterized protein, translating into MMIRLSNADSASTPARVVAFTTPQNYADRLSRLIHLRGWAPLWCPTLTIQSTPQTISCIQTAISTSLHHCSAIAFTSRSGITAFADVLSGGFETPPLTPDGEVFTVSALGKDSELLDASFVDKLCGNPGRIRIVVPPIATPSGMVESIGSGEGRRVMCPVPLVVGIEEPPVVPKFLADLGRRGWVALRVNAYETRWYCEEGGGVEELVKRIKEGRGVDAIVFTSTGEVEGLLKSLGKVGLGWGMVRRMCPSMVTAAHGPVTAAGAERLGVCVDVVSSRFDSFDGLVDALDLCWNSFH; encoded by the coding sequence ATGATGATAAGGTTGAGTAATGCAGACTCTGCTTCCACCCCAGCTCGTGTAGTTGCCTTCACCACACCACAAAACTACGCCGATAGGCTCTCTCGTCTCATTCATCTCCGAGGCTGGGCTCCTCTGTGGTGTCCTACGCTCACCATCCAATCCACCCCACAAACCATTTCTTGTATCCAAACCGCCATCTCCACCTCGCTACACCATTGCTCCGCCATTGCATTCACTTCACGATCCGGGATCACGGCCTTTGCCGATGTACTCTCCGGCGGTTTTGAAACACCCCCGTTGACTCCGGACGGCGAGGTATTCACCGTTTCTGCGCTTGGGAAAGATTCGGAGTTGCTGGACGCGTCTTTTGTCGACAAGTTGTGTGGAAATCCTGGGAGGATAAGGATCGTGGTTCCTCCGATTGCGACGCCTAGTGGGATGGTGGAGTCGATAGGATCGGGAGAGGGGAGAAGGGTCATGTGCCCGGTTCCGCTCGTCGTTGGGATCGAAGAGCCGCCGGTGGTGCCTAAATTCCTGGCGGATTTAGGTCGGAGGGGATGGGTGGCGTTGAGAGTGAACGCGTACGAGACGCGGTGGTACTGTGAAGAGGGCGGCGGTGTTGAGGAACTGGTGAAAAGGATAAAGGAGGGACGTGGAGTGGATGCCATTGTGTTCACGAGTACTGGAGAGGTTGAAGGGTTGCTGAAGAGCCTGGGCAAGGTGGGATTAGGTTGGGGTATGGTGAGACGGATGTGTCCGAGCATGGTGACGGCGGCGCATGGCCCTGTCACGGCGGCCGGGGCTGAGAGATTGGGTGTGTGCGTTGATGTGGTGAGTAGTAGATTTGATAGTTTTGATGGTCTTGTGGACGCACTTGATCTCTGCTGGAACTCTTTCCATTAG
- the LOC140841750 gene encoding 2-methylpropanoate--CoA ligase CCL4-like, producing MEELKKSDANSCPLTPLTFLERAAIVYGDCTSVIYNSMSYTWSQTQERCLRMASSIASVGIQRGRVVSVMAPNIPAMYELQFAVPMAGYVINNINTRLDSRTVSVILRHSEAKLVFVDFQLLGIVMEAISLFPLKLQPPLVILIEKDENLVSMVGIHDTYESMVRKGNPKFKWVSPENEWEPMTLNYTSGTTSSPKGVVHSHRSIFIITFDSLINWSVPKQPVYLWTLPMFHSNGWSYTWGMAAVGGTNVCLRRFDARVVYESINRYNVTHMCGAPVILNMLANYPGARPLKSPIQFMTGGAPPPAAVVLRTESLGFDVAHGYGLTEVAGVVISCAWKSKWNVFPATERARLKARQGVRTLGITAADVVDPESGISVKRDGSTLGEIVLRGACLMLGYLKNPEATSKCMRGDGWLYTGDVGVMHPDGYLEIKDRAKDIIITGGENVSSVEVESVLYSNPVVNEAAVVARPDDYWGETPCAFLSLKEGVSPKPVAENEMIEFCRAKLPHYMVPKTVVFMAELPKTATGKVQKFTLRDIANKMGSMASASRL from the coding sequence ATggaagagttgaagaaaagcgACGCGAATTCATGTCCCCTTACCCCTTTGACGTTTCTTGAGAGGGCGGCAATTGTTTATGGAGACTGTACATCAGTTATCTACAATTCCATGTCCTACACGTGGTCTCAGACGCAAGAAAGGTGCTTGAGAATGGCGTCTTCTATTGCTTCTGTTGGAATCCAGAGAGGTCGCGTGGTCTCGGTTATGGCGCCGAACATTCCCGCCATGTACGAGCTCCAGTTTGCGGTGCCGATGGCGGGTTATGTAATCAACAACATCAACACTCGCCTGGATTCCAGGACGGTCTCCGTGATTCTCCGCCACAGTGAAGCGAAGCTTGTTTTTGTAGACTTCCAGCTCCTGGGTATAGTGATGGAAGCTATTTCTCTGTTTCCGCTCAAATTGCAGCCTCCATTGGTCATCCTCATCGAGAAAGATGAAAACTTGGTGTCAATGGTGGGAATTCATGATACCTACGAGTCTATGGTGCGGAAGGGTAATCCGAAATTCAAATGGGTTTCGCCGGAGAATGAATGGGAGCCCATGACCCTGAATTACACATCCGGCACAACTTCGTCGCCTAAGGGTGTGGTGcattctcacagatccattttcATTATCACCTTCGATTCTTTGATAAATTGGTCGGTTCCGAAGCAGCCGGTGTACCTCTGGACGCTGCCCATGTTCCATTCCAATGGCTGGAGCTACACTTGGGGAATGGCTGCCGTTGGTGGAACCAATGTCTGCCTCAGAAGGTTTGATGCCCGCGTGGTGTACGAGTCCATAAATCGTTACAATGTTACGCACATGTGCGGTGCGCCGGTGATACTCAACATGTTAGCAAACTATCCCGGTGCAAGGCCATTGAAGAGCCCAATTCAGTTCATGACTGGCGGCGCTCCACCGCCGGCGGCCGTGGTTCTGAGAACTGAATCATTGGGATTCGATGTGGCCCATGGATACGGGTTGACTGAGGTGGCGGGAGTGGTGATTTCTTGCGCGTGGAAGTCAAAGTGGAATGTATTCCCGGCGACTGAGAGAGCTAGGCTTAAAGCTAGACAAGGGGTGAGGACACTGGGGATCACGGCGGCGGATGTGGTGGACCCAGAAAGTGGAATTAGTGTGAAAAGGGACGGATCAACACTGGGGGAAATCGTGCTCAGAGGTGCCTGCTTGATGCTGGGTTACCTTAAAAACCCCGAAGCCACCTCCAAATGCATGCGGGGAGACGGATGGCTCTACACCGGAGATGTGGGGGTGATGCACCCAGATGGATACCTGGAAATAAAGGATCGTGCGAAAGACATCATCATCACCGGCGGGGAAAATGTGAGCAGTGTGGAGGTTGAGTCTGTCTTATATTCCAATCCGGTGGTGAATGAGGCAGCTGTGGTGGCTCGGCCCGATGATTACTGGGGCGAAACCCCGTGTGCATTCTTGAGCTTGAAGGAGGGGGTGAGCCCGAAGCCGGTGGCCGAAAATGAGATGATAGAATTCTGTCGAGCCAAGCTGCCACATTACATGGTGCCGAAGACGGTGGTTTTCATGGCCGAGCTCCCGAAAACCGCCACCGGAAAAGTCCAGAAATTCACTTTAAGAGACATTGCCAACAAAATGGGCTCCATGGCATCGGCAAGTCGATTATAA
- the LOC140841749 gene encoding subtilisin-like serine-protease S — protein MGFSRNVKQTGFELCLLLFIFLAGISSSCSSKLYVVYMGSKGSADPGDILRQNHQILSAVHGGSVEHAKASHVYSYRYGFRGFAAKLTDKQASEVAEMPGVVSVFPNTKRSVHTTHSWDFMGLNGEETMEIPGYSTKNQVNVIIGLIDTGIWPESPSFSDVNMPPVPDGWRGQCQSGEAFNISTCNRKLIGAKYYLSGYEAEEESDETVSYKSPRDSSGHGSHTASIAAGRYVANMNYKGLAAGGARGGAPMARIAIYKTCWSSACYDVDLLAAFDDAIRDGVHILSVSLGSDEPPRDYFSDAISVGSFHAVSHGITVVASVGNKGNPGSATNLAPWLITVAACSTDRDFASDIFFGNGAHFLGESLSLAKMNISKRIISASEANAGYFTPYQSSYCLESSLNSTKTKNKVLVCRHAGSSTESKLAKSVVVKEAGGVGMILIDEEDKDVAIPFAIPAAIVGKETGNKILSYINKTRNATSIILSAKTVLGSHIAPQVAPFSSKGPNSLTPEILKPDIAAPGLNILASWSPAMSKMNFNILSGTSMACPHVTGIVALIKAVHESWSPSAIKSALMTTATMLDKHRKPITAGPDGRKANAFDLGSGFINPRTVLDPGLIYDSTPTDYKAFLCSIGYSKRSLRMITGDNSICNPTFTTPSGLNYPSITLHNLKKTFTINRTVTNVGSPRSIYRAVVFPPAGINVTVVPQRLVFTRYLQKINFSVKFEVTGPVDDYVFGSLSWRNKRSWVTSPLVVRVTRSKFSLMA, from the exons ATGGGCTTTTCGAGAAATGTTAAACAGACTGGTTTTGAACTATGTCTTCTGCTATTCATTTTCCTTGCAGGGATTAGCTCATCTTGTTCGTCTAAG TTGTATGTAGTGTACATGGGCAGCAAAGGTAGTGCCGACCCAGGTGATATTTTAAGGCAGAACCATCAAATTCTTTCTGCTGTTCATGGTGGAAG CGTGGAGCATGCAAAGGCTTCTCATGTTTACAGTTATAGATACGGTTTTAGGGGCTTTGCTGCCAAGTTGACTGATAAACAAGCTTCTGAAGTGGCAG AAATGCCCGGAGTGGTATCTGTGTTTCCGAACACAAAAAGGAGTGTTCACACTACGCATTCTTGGGATTTCATGGGACTCAATGGTGAAGAAACTATGGAGATCCCAGGTTACTCTACCAAGAACCAAGTTAATGTCATCATTGGATTGATCGATACGG GAATTTGGCCAGAGTCCCCAAGTTTTAGTGATGTTAACATGCCTCCAGTGCCGGATGGATGGAGGGGGCAATGCCAATCAGGGGAAGCATTCAACATTTCTACATGCAATAG GAAATTGATAGGCGCCAAATACTACCTTAGTGGCTACGAAGCCGAAGAAGAATCGGATGAAACCGTGTCTTACAAATCTCCAAGGGACAGCTCTGGCCATGGGAGCCACACAGCTTCAATTGCCGCTGGTCGTTATGTTGCTAACATGAACTACAAAGGGCTGGCAGCTGGTGGAGCCAGAGGTGGTGCTCCAATGGCTCGAATTGCTATATACAAGACGTGCTGGAGCTCGGCTTGCTATGATGTTGATTTGTTGGCTGCATTTGATGATGCAATACGAGACGGCGTGCATATTCTATCGGTTTCATTGGGTTCAGATGAGCCTCCAAGGGATTATTTTAGTGACGCCATTTCTGTGGGATCATTTCATGCTGTTAGCCATGGAATAACTGTGGTTGCCTCAGTTGGAAACAAAGGAAATCCAGGTTCTGCAACAAATCTGGCTCCTTGGCTGATCACAGTGGCAGCATGCTCAACAGATAGGGATTTTGCATCGGATATCTTTTTTGGAAATGGAGCTCATTTCTTG GGTGAAAGTCTGAGTCTAGCGAAAATGAATATCTCAAAAAGGATCATCTCTGCTTCTGAAGCTAATGCAGGATACTTCACTCCTTATCAATCCAG CTACTGCTTAGAGAGCTCATTGAATAGCACGAAGACCAAAAACAAAGTTCTGGTGTGCCGACATGCGGGAAGCTCAACAGAGTCGAAGCTGGCAAAAAGTGTGGTAGTCAAAGAAGCTGGAGGAGTTGGAATGATTCTTATAGATGAAGAAGATAAAGATGTTGCTATCCCTTTTGCCATTCCAGCAGCAATTGTTGGAAAAGAAACTGGAAACAAGATCCTATCATACATAAATAAAACACG AAATGCTACCTCGATAATTCTTTCTGCCAAGACTGTTTTAGGATCCCATATTGCTCCACAAGTAGCACCGTTTTCTTCAAAGGGTCCGAATTCATTAACTCCTGAAATTCTTAAG CCTGACATCGCGGCACCTGGATTGAACATTCTGGCATCCTGGTCTCCTGCAATGTCAAAAATGAATTTTAACATACTTTCTGGAACTTCAATGGCTTGTCCCCATGTAACCGGAATTGTTGCCTTGATAAAAGCCGTCCACGAGTCTTGGTCTCCATCCGCCATCAAATCAGCACTCATGACTACTG CTACCATGCTGGACAAGCATCGGAAACCGATCACAGCAGGCCCAGATGGACGAAAGGCAAATGCATTTGATTTAGGCTCTGGTTTTATAAACCCAAGAACGGTTCTGGATCCAGGTCTAATTTATGATTCCACACCCACAGATTACAAGGCGTTCCTCTGCTCCATCGGCTATAGCAAGAGATCCCTTCGTATGATCACAGGAGACAACAGCATTTGCAATCCAACCTTCACAACACCATCTGGCCTTAACTACCCATCAATAACGCTTCACAATCTGAAAAAGACGTTTACGATAAATCGAACGGTGACTAATGTGGGAAGCCCAAGAAGTATCTACAGAGCAGTAGTGTTTCCTCCCGCAGGGATAAACGTTACTGTAGTGCCCCAAAGATTGGTCTTTACAAGGTATTTGCAGAAGATCAATTTCAGCGTGAAGTTTGAGGTAACAGGTCCGGTTGATGATTATGTTTTCGGGTCCTTGTCATGGAGGAACAAAAGATCCTGGGTTACCAGTCCCTTGGTTGTTCGGGTTACACGGTCCAAGTTTAGTTTAATGGCATAA